In Leptospira bourretii, the genomic window TTAGCAGATAAAGACATCACTACTAGATACATCCGGGCTCTTTATTGGTCTGTGACAACACTCACCACAATCGGGTATGGGGACATCACACCTGTCACAAATAGCCAAACTATCTATACAATGGGAGTGATGATTTTAGGTGTCGGTATTTATGGATATGTCATTGGTAATATTGCCACTTTACTTTCTAATTTAGATATTTCTCGAGTCACCTTCCAAGAGAAATTAAATACCATCGATAGTTTTATTAAATATAAAAAATTACCACCTAACCTTGCCAATCGAATCCGTTCCTACTATGTCAATCTTTGGGAAAACAAACACGGAATTGATGAAACCGAAATTTGGGACCAACTTCCATCTGGTATCAAAATTGATGTTTCCATGTTTTTGCATAATCATTTAATTTCAGTGGTTCCATTTTTCAAAAATGCACCAGAGGAATTAAAAAGAGAAGTGGTATTAGAATTGAAACCCTCTTTCTATATGAAAGGTGATGTCATCTTTAGAGAAGGTGATGTTCCACATAATATGTATTTTTTATCTAAAGGCCATGTAGAAGTCATTAAAGAGAATTCAGGAGAATTACTTGCTACACTCAACTCCGGTTCTTTTTTTGGAGAGATGAGTTTGATTGATGACTCGCTACGAACTGCAACGATCCGAGCTGGTTCCTATTGTGATGTATATACTTTGGGAAAAGATAGGTTTAGTGAAATTTTAAAACACCACCCAGATTTTGCCAAACACATCCAAGGGATCGCAGAAGAAAGAAAAAAAAACCAAGCATCTAAATCAAACCCAAAAGAAACTCATTAAATTGAATTGAGTTTATGAAACCGGCCACAACTAAGGTTTCATAAAAAGAATCGAATTTTCTGGATCAACAAGGGCAATGGATTCGTCAGCTAACACATCAAAGGCATGCCAAGCATTGCTATCTTTTTTTAGTGGTTCTTGTTTTTCTGTTTTCGTTTTGATGGTTTCAGATTTAGGAATTTCAGAAAGTGTAGGAATTTCTTCAATCTGTTTTAGTTTGTCCAGTAAATCTCTGTGTTTTTTAGAAGGTCCAAACCAGGAAGGAACAAAGGCAATTTTTTTCTTTTGACTAAAGATAGTTTCTGTTTGCGAAATTTCATCAAGAAGCAAATTCACTGCTCGGATGGTCCACTTACTAGGAGTCACCGGAATCAAAATCAGTTCTGAATTATAAATGGCAGTGGTGAGTTCATGTTTGGCAGAACCCGGTGTATCGATGACCACAAACTTATATTTGTTTCGTACTTCTTCTAATGCTCGTTTGAATTGAAGGCAAAGGCTAGTTGCATCTGGATTGTATTTGGTGAGTTTTGCTAAACTAAGTGTGGATGGCAATACATCGAAGGTTTTGGTTTCTCGAATGCAGTCAGTGATCCTCTTCATCCCAAGGAGGACACTCATGACATTGGATTCGTCTAGTTGGGCTAGATCCAAATCAGGCAAACAAAAATCTGTCAAATCTCCTTGCATGTCCATGTCGATGACCAGAGTTTTCCCCCTTCTGGCAAGGGCACAGGCCAAGTGAGCAGCTGTAGTAGACTTTCCACTCCCCCCTTTGATATTGGAAATCGAAATGACCTTCATGGGGCATAGAATCTTTCGAATTCTCCCATTGACCATCGATTTTTTTTTGAATTTTCCTTGGAAAGGACTTCGCTTGCCTTAATTTGGGTTCAGTTATGGCATTTACAATTCGGTTCCGCGTTTGGGACAAACAAGAAAAAGAATTCACCCAGAAAGGCTTTAGTTTAACCCTCGATGGAAAACTTCTGAAGTTTGGACAACCAATTTCGAATGAAGACAATTATGTTGTAAATAGTTTCACAGGTCTCAAAGACAAATATGACAAAGATCTTTTTGAAGAAGACATCATTGAACATACGGTTGCCAAAGGTGGA contains:
- a CDS encoding cyclic nucleotide-binding domain-containing protein, producing the protein MIHPNSPYKRIWDLFVFICITYFAIEVPIRLVFHYKLSAGVNYFERAIQIVFGIDVILNFNTAILKDRLLIHNRKIVTKNYLRSWFLIDFLSAFPFDLFGGFFFQYFGVTDSLKILRLLRSVRVFELFKSLRLLALGADSDDRFKLVEVINPMTFRLIFFVYWTSLFAHWVACGWIHLGPEFLADKDITTRYIRALYWSVTTLTTIGYGDITPVTNSQTIYTMGVMILGVGIYGYVIGNIATLLSNLDISRVTFQEKLNTIDSFIKYKKLPPNLANRIRSYYVNLWENKHGIDETEIWDQLPSGIKIDVSMFLHNHLISVVPFFKNAPEELKREVVLELKPSFYMKGDVIFREGDVPHNMYFLSKGHVEVIKENSGELLATLNSGSFFGEMSLIDDSLRTATIRAGSYCDVYTLGKDRFSEILKHHPDFAKHIQGIAEERKKNQASKSNPKETH
- a CDS encoding ParA family protein is translated as MKVISISNIKGGSGKSTTAAHLACALARRGKTLVIDMDMQGDLTDFCLPDLDLAQLDESNVMSVLLGMKRITDCIRETKTFDVLPSTLSLAKLTKYNPDATSLCLQFKRALEEVRNKYKFVVIDTPGSAKHELTTAIYNSELILIPVTPSKWTIRAVNLLLDEISQTETIFSQKKKIAFVPSWFGPSKKHRDLLDKLKQIEEIPTLSEIPKSETIKTKTEKQEPLKKDSNAWHAFDVLADESIALVDPENSILFMKP
- a CDS encoding YopX family protein, coding for MAFTIRFRVWDKQEKEFTQKGFSLTLDGKLLKFGQPISNEDNYVVNSFTGLKDKYDKDLFEEDIIEHTVAKGGNLTQHTGVIRYNNEHGAFYLENGPPILQLFSIRKVGNPYENPVLYDLYLKSKS